The Candidatus Schneideria nysicola genome contains a region encoding:
- the nrdA gene encoding class 1a ribonucleoside-diphosphate reductase subunit alpha, giving the protein MNQILLVTKRDGRKEVLNLDKIHRVIEWAAKGLEKVSVSQVELHSRIQFYANITTSEIHETLIKSSADLISAEIPDYQYLAARLAIFHLRKKAYGCFNPPHLYNHILRLVKLGKYDKHLLKDYSIKEFNIMNNFINHSRDMNFSYAAVKQLEGKYLVKNRVTGEIYESAQFLYILVSACLFSSYPKDIRLDYIKRFYNAISTFKISLPTPIMSGVRTPTRQFSSCVLIECGDSLDSINATASSIVKYVSHRAGIGINAGRIRALGSPIRNGEAFHTGCIPFYKHFQTAIKSCSQGGIRGGAATLFYPLWHLEVESLLVLKNNRGIESNRIRHMDYGVQINKLMYQRLVDNEYITLFSPSSVPGLYDAFFCDQEEFNKLYIKYEQDKNIPQRQIKALELFALLMHERTSTGRIYIQNVDHCNNHSPFDKMIAPIRQSNLCLEITLPTESLNDIKDENGEIALCTLSALNLGEIDHLEDLYEISVLTVRALDALLDYQYYPIQAAKRSAMGRRTLGIGVINYAYYLAKNGVKYSDGSANVLTHRTFEAIQYYLLKASNELAREKGPCPWFGETSYSQGILPIDSYKKDVDFIVNEPLYYDWEKLRKLIQDFGLRNSTLSAIMPSETSSQISNATNGIEPPRDYVSIKISKDGILRQVVPESIRLKDAYEFLWNMPNNEGYIKLVGIMQKFVDQSISANTNYDPSRFHNGKIPMKQLLKDLLTAYKFGLKTLYYQNTRDGAEKIIQQQDDSDCESGICKI; this is encoded by the coding sequence ATGAATCAAATTCTTTTAGTCACTAAAAGAGATGGAAGAAAAGAAGTTCTTAATTTAGATAAAATCCATCGAGTAATAGAGTGGGCAGCTAAAGGATTAGAAAAAGTATCGGTTTCTCAAGTTGAATTACATTCTCGAATTCAATTCTATGCAAATATTACAACATCAGAAATACATGAAACTTTGATTAAATCTTCAGCAGACTTAATATCTGCTGAAATACCTGATTATCAATATTTAGCCGCACGTCTGGCAATATTTCACTTACGTAAAAAAGCTTATGGTTGTTTTAACCCACCACATTTATATAATCATATTTTACGTTTAGTTAAACTAGGAAAATATGATAAACATTTACTAAAAGATTATAGTATTAAAGAATTTAATATTATGAATAATTTTATTAATCACTCAAGAGATATGAATTTTTCTTATGCTGCCGTCAAACAATTAGAAGGAAAATATTTAGTAAAAAATAGAGTAACTGGAGAAATTTATGAAAGTGCTCAATTTTTATATATACTAGTATCAGCATGTTTATTTTCATCTTATCCTAAAGATATTCGATTAGATTATATAAAAAGATTTTATAATGCTATATCAACTTTTAAAATTTCTTTACCAACACCAATTATGTCTGGGGTACGAACTCCAACACGTCAATTTAGTTCTTGTGTGTTAATTGAGTGTGGTGATAGTTTAGATTCAATTAATGCTACTGCAAGTTCTATTGTAAAATATGTTTCTCATCGTGCTGGAATTGGCATTAATGCAGGTCGTATACGTGCACTTGGTAGTCCTATTAGAAACGGTGAAGCATTTCATACAGGATGTATTCCGTTTTATAAACATTTCCAAACAGCAATCAAATCCTGTTCACAAGGAGGAATTCGTGGAGGTGCGGCTACTTTATTCTATCCGCTTTGGCATCTAGAAGTAGAAAGTTTACTAGTTTTAAAAAATAATAGAGGAATAGAATCTAATCGTATTAGACATATGGACTACGGGGTTCAAATTAATAAATTAATGTATCAAAGATTAGTTGATAATGAATATATAACTTTATTTAGTCCTTCTAGTGTTCCTGGTCTATATGATGCCTTTTTTTGTGATCAAGAAGAGTTTAATAAATTATATATAAAATATGAACAAGATAAAAATATTCCACAACGTCAAATTAAAGCATTAGAATTATTTGCATTATTAATGCATGAACGCACCTCCACGGGTCGCATTTATATACAAAATGTTGATCATTGTAATAATCATAGTCCATTTGATAAAATGATAGCACCGATACGTCAATCTAATTTATGTTTAGAAATTACTCTTCCTACCGAATCTTTAAATGATATAAAAGATGAAAATGGTGAAATTGCTCTATGTACTTTATCAGCTCTAAATTTAGGAGAAATAGATCATTTAGAGGATTTATATGAAATTTCCGTACTAACAGTACGAGCACTTGATGCGCTACTTGATTATCAATATTATCCAATACAGGCTGCTAAAAGAAGTGCTATGGGAAGACGTACTCTGGGTATTGGTGTGATTAACTATGCTTATTATTTAGCTAAAAATGGGGTAAAATATTCGGACGGTAGTGCTAATGTTCTCACACATCGTACATTTGAAGCTATTCAATACTATTTACTAAAAGCGTCCAATGAACTTGCCAGAGAAAAGGGCCCATGTCCTTGGTTTGGTGAAACTTCTTATTCACAAGGTATATTACCTATTGATAGTTATAAAAAAGATGTTGATTTTATTGTAAATGAACCGCTTTACTATGATTGGGAAAAATTACGTAAATTAATACAAGATTTTGGATTACGTAACTCTACTCTTTCCGCTATAATGCCATCCGAAACCTCTTCTCAAATTTCTAATGCAACAAATGGTATAGAACCTCCCAGAGATTATGTTAGTATTAAAATATCAAAAGATGGAATATTAAGACAAGTTGTTCCAGAATCTATTCGTTTAAAAGATGCATATGAATTTCTTTGGAATATGCCAAATAATGAGGGTTATATAAAATTAGTGGGTATAATGCAAAAATTTGTCGATCAATCTATTTCAGCAAATACTAACTATGATCCATCTCGTTTTCATAATGGAAAAATACCTATGAAGCAATTATTAAAAGATTTGTTAACTGCTTATAAATTTGGTTTAAAAACATTATATTATCAAAATACTCGTGATGGTGCTGAAAAAATTATACAACAACAAGATGATTCTGATTGTGAAAGTGGTATTTGTAAAATATAA